The Triticum dicoccoides isolate Atlit2015 ecotype Zavitan chromosome 6A, WEW_v2.0, whole genome shotgun sequence genome has a window encoding:
- the LOC119318849 gene encoding uncharacterized protein LOC119318849, with the protein MRRHPLEQVNQVRRRRREKERKQGEEQDLGAAMASAASRKAPSLVVAASVGAVEALKDQAGLCRWGYPLRSLYRHAAAAPRVRALSASLSEAAAAAAPRPAPLSAEDAKLRKAHHLVCWGPN; encoded by the coding sequence ATGAGACGACATCCACTTGAGCAAGTAAACCAGGTGCGGCGCAGACGCAGAGAGAAAGAAAGGAAGCAAGGGGAGGAACAGGATCTAGGGGCTGCGATGGCGTCGGCGGCGAGCAGGAAGGCGCCGTCGCTGGTGGTGGCGGCAAGCGTGGGCGCCGTGGAGGCGCTCAAGGACCAGGCGGGCCTGTGCCGCTGGGGCTACCCGCTCCGCTCGCTCTAccgccacgccgccgccgcgcccagggTCCGCGCCCTGTCCGCCTCGCTCTCCGAGGCAGCGGCCGCCGCGGCTCCCCGACCGGCACCTTTGTCCGCGGAGGACGCGAAGCTGCGGAAGGCGCACCACCTCGTCTGCTGGGGCCCCAACTGA
- the LOC119319435 gene encoding uncharacterized protein LOC119319435: MASEQSSPSPSPPPPAPTTVIDLGDDLLREIFLRLPSLPSLVRAALSCRTILSAVRSSPVFRRSFRAAHPPPLLGFFFDPDGPAIPAFAPVRRRSDPDLAAAVRGADFFFTRLPDDDDASPGWFVCDCRGGYVLLCNGRTGQFAAYNPLTGALDLVPPKPDEFFDDGHGLTSHLDCFILASEEGDGPFRLVTICHDESRARAAVFSSDSREWRIFPWSEAVEPLPEDEHWLKVGTMVNGFIYWIQANEAGLLVLNTATLHFSRMDLPPFLEGKIHLVWPGEAKDGRLCIVCPVDFGIHVWFWRADEDGFERWMLEKKFQLELKSIVEATGGSLEDVELHIVDTIDGFVYFSTGETFHNVHVPSWFLSLCMETAKLDMLFQKRCDSHVRPCIMPWPPSLVNNKLCPLLEGEGA; the protein is encoded by the coding sequence ATGGCCTCCGAGCAATCGTCGCCatctccatcgccgccgccgcctgctcccACCACCGTAATCGATCTCGGCGACGATCTCCTCCGCGAAATCTTCCTCCGCCTCCCCTCCCTCCCGAGCCTCGTCCGCGCCGCCCTCAGCTGCCGCACCATCCTCAGCGCCGTCCGCTCGTCCCCCGTCTTCCGCCGCAGCTTCCGCGCGGCCCACCCACCCCCTCTCCTCGGCTTCTTCTTCGACCCCGACGGCCCCGCCATCCCTGCCTTCGCCCCCGTCCGCCGCCGCTCCGACCCTGACCTCGCAGCCGCCGTCCGCGGCGCCGATTTCTTCTTCACCCGCCtccccgacgacgacgacgcctcCCCTGGGTGGTTCGTGTGCGACTGCCGGGGAGGCTACGTGCTCCTCTGCAACGGAAGGACGGGGCAGTTCGCCGCCTACAACCCCCTCACAGGGGCCCTGGATCTTGTCCCTCCGAAGCCCGACGAGTTCTTCGACGACGGCCACGGCCTTACCTCGCACCTCGATTGCTTCATCCTCGCCTCCGAAGAGGGCGACGGGCCGTTCCGCCTTGTCACTATCTGTCACGACGAGTCGCGGGCGCGCGCCGCCGTCTTCTCGTCAGATAGCAGGGAGTGGCGGATCTTCCCGTGGTCGGAGGCTGTGGAGCCACTGCCTGAAGACGAACACTGGCTTAAAGTTGGCACGATGGTGAATGGGTTCATCTATTGGATACAAGCAAATGAAGCCGGCTTGCTCGTGCTGAACACCGCAACGCTACATTTCTCTCGGATGGATCTGCCACCATTCTTGGAAGGGAAAATTCACCTtgtgtggcctggggaggccaagGATGGGAGGCTTTGTATCGTTTGCCCAGTTGACTTTGGTATCCATGTTTGGTTCTGGCGAGCTGATGAGGACGGCTTCGAGAGATGGatgctagagaagaagtttcagtTAGAGTTAAAGTCGATTGTTGAGGCCACTGGGGGCTCACTAGAAGATGTTGAGCTGCATATTGTGGATACTATTGATGGGTTTGTGTACTTCTCTACTGGTGAAACGTTCCATAATGTTCATGTTCCTTCGTGGTTCCTGTCTTTATGCATGGAGACGGCGAAGCTGGACATGCTCTTTCAGAAGAGATGTGACAGCCATGTCCGGCCCTGCATCATGCCATGGCCTCCCTCTTTGGTAAATAATAAGTTGTGCCCTCTACTTGAAGGAGAAGGTGCTTGA